A DNA window from Selenomonas sp. oral taxon 126 contains the following coding sequences:
- a CDS encoding transglycosylase domain-containing protein, whose translation MQKSEKKTTKKSNNGSIFGKAILVMGLILFVMIIGVGCGFLTASLNTRPNLAEDIVPPASSQIYDIHGNEIANIHAAENRRPVSINEIPKDLQNAFIAVEDNRFYDHIGIDPRGIMRAVWANISGRELTEGGSTITQQLAKNAYLTQDRTLKRKIQEVFLALQLERQYTKQEILELYMNQIYFGQGAYGVQAAAHTYFGKDVKDLTLNECAMLAGIPKSPNYYSPINNMEAATERKEVVLDQMVKYGYITEREANAAKKEPLAIAKSNNDGGDGPSYFVDYVLQQLAEKYGDDAIYKDGLKIYTTIDMDLQAAAESAMQNLPTYYTDANGIVQPQGALVAIDPHTGYIRAMVGGRGTDQFNRATQAVRQPGSAFKPFVFAAALENNYTPDTVIDDKPLNIGGWEPQNYSRNFSGKVRLRDVVQWSLNVPTVRIAQDIGIDKAIYYAQQMGISTFVLDGATNDRNLAIALGGMTRGVTPLELTSAYGTFANRGIHVQPISILRVVSRTGKVLEEAERKEKSVISAANAATMTAMMEEVIRRGTGTRADIGRPAAGKTGTTSDYHDAWFVGYTPDLVAGVWIGNDSEGDLPGMAGGTTPAAIWQAFMLKANAGLPVSHFESSPAFAASSATELPTEDPEKKKDDPKKKDDKGKDTGKTTTSGSNKSETNSAQPPSHGTSPPSGDAPEPGMGVEKGQN comes from the coding sequence ATGCAGAAAAGCGAAAAGAAAACAACAAAGAAGTCAAATAACGGCTCCATTTTTGGAAAAGCGATTCTCGTCATGGGTTTGATCCTGTTCGTCATGATCATTGGCGTCGGATGCGGATTCCTCACGGCAAGTCTGAATACCAGACCGAATCTCGCGGAGGATATTGTGCCGCCGGCATCGTCGCAGATCTATGATATTCACGGCAATGAGATTGCCAATATCCATGCCGCTGAAAATCGCAGACCTGTCAGCATCAATGAGATTCCGAAGGATCTACAGAATGCCTTCATTGCCGTTGAGGATAATCGGTTCTACGATCACATCGGCATTGATCCCCGTGGCATTATGCGTGCTGTTTGGGCAAATATCAGTGGACGCGAACTCACGGAGGGCGGTTCTACGATCACGCAGCAGCTGGCCAAGAATGCCTATCTGACGCAGGATCGGACACTGAAGCGCAAGATACAGGAAGTATTTCTGGCACTTCAGCTCGAGCGTCAGTATACGAAGCAGGAAATCCTCGAACTCTATATGAACCAGATTTATTTTGGTCAGGGAGCTTATGGCGTTCAGGCAGCAGCACATACCTATTTTGGCAAGGATGTCAAGGATCTGACGCTGAATGAATGTGCCATGCTCGCAGGTATCCCCAAGAGTCCGAACTACTATTCTCCGATCAACAATATGGAGGCGGCAACCGAGCGCAAGGAAGTCGTTCTCGATCAGATGGTCAAATATGGCTATATCACCGAGCGGGAAGCAAATGCTGCAAAAAAGGAACCGCTCGCCATCGCGAAGAGCAATAATGACGGCGGAGATGGCCCCTCCTATTTCGTGGACTATGTGCTGCAGCAGCTGGCCGAGAAATACGGCGATGATGCCATCTATAAGGATGGGCTGAAGATCTACACCACCATTGACATGGATCTCCAAGCGGCGGCGGAAAGCGCCATGCAGAACCTTCCTACATACTACACGGATGCGAACGGCATCGTCCAGCCGCAGGGCGCGCTGGTCGCCATCGACCCGCACACAGGATACATCCGTGCAATGGTCGGCGGCCGCGGGACAGATCAGTTCAATCGTGCGACGCAGGCAGTGCGTCAGCCCGGTTCTGCATTCAAGCCCTTCGTCTTTGCTGCAGCGCTTGAGAATAACTACACGCCGGATACTGTCATCGACGACAAGCCGCTCAATATCGGCGGATGGGAGCCACAGAATTACAGCCGTAACTTCTCGGGCAAGGTGCGCCTGCGCGATGTCGTACAATGGTCGCTGAATGTTCCGACGGTTCGTATTGCACAGGACATTGGCATCGACAAGGCAATCTATTATGCGCAGCAAATGGGCATATCGACATTTGTGCTCGACGGTGCAACGAACGACCGCAATCTTGCCATCGCGCTGGGCGGTATGACGCGTGGCGTCACCCCACTCGAGCTCACGAGTGCGTATGGTACGTTTGCGAATCGTGGCATCCATGTTCAGCCGATTTCCATTCTCCGCGTCGTCTCACGTACGGGCAAGGTACTCGAGGAGGCGGAGCGGAAGGAAAAGAGCGTCATCTCCGCAGCGAACGCCGCCACAATGACGGCGATGATGGAGGAGGTCATCCGACGTGGTACGGGTACACGTGCCGACATCGGCAGACCTGCGGCGGGAAAGACGGGTACGACCAGCGACTATCACGATGCGTGGTTTGTTGGATATACGCCCGATCTTGTGGCAGGTGTCTGGATTGGCAACGACAGCGAGGGTGATCTGCCCGGTATGGCGGGCGGGACGACGCCTGCCGCCATCTGGCAGGCATTCATGCTGAAGGCGAACGCAGGGCTTCCCGTAAGTCATTTCGAAAGCTCTCCCGCCTTTGCCGCATCGTCTGCAACGGAGCTTCCGACTGAAGATCCTGAAAAGAAAAAGGACGATCCGAAAAAAAAGGACGATAAAGGGAAGGACACGGGGAAGACGACGACCTCCGGCTCCAATAAGAGCGAGACAAACAGCGCACAGCCTCCGTCGCACGGCACATCTCCGCCATCAGGAGATGCGCCCGAGCCTGGTATGGGCGTAGAAAAAGGACAGAACTGA